aatatgggGAATGTCACTCGCCCAGGAGGACAAGTGTGATTGAATTCATTTTCGTCCCACGTCAATATTCACTTACAAATTTGTGGTGGATTTGTTGAGGCCTGCATACATAATGTAATACAGGCAGAATGAAgtgatttaattcatttttgtttttactctttctgTATATATAAACAGAGTTTTACTGTGTATTAACCTTGGACAGTGGCCTGAACATACTTCTTATgaagatataaataattatagattGTTAGTTTAGAGTGAACTTGTGATTGGtgataaaggtttaaaacttgccaaaacaatttttaactttaattgaaAGGTACAAATGTAGATCAGTGACTCCTTTCAGTAAAGTTGCTATCCCTTTCAGCTTATACTTGctgatttatgtatttaaaaagctGATATTTTTACAACAGATGCATcatttgtaaaaacatatttaagcatTGACTTATGTACATTTCAGAACCATATGCTGGAAGCTCACATATTAGAGAGCCAGTTAagacattaaaatgtttgtttatttactgaTTTAGGGATCCCTATAGCTCAGCAGCACCTGATCTGGAAGTCAGAGGAGCTTGAGGATGAGTATTGCCTGCATGACTACCACATCCATGATGGCGCCACCCTCAAACTTGTGCTGGCCATGCGTGGCGGTCCCATCAACACTCGCAGAAGTAAGTCTTTTAGAGCCGCCCAGGGATAGTATTTATGGATACCTGTTTTGTTGACCATTGTGAAAGGTCCTTAGCTTGAGGATTAATGATGAGAGGGATTCTCTGAAGGCATGTGGATGGAACAAAAGCTGTTATGAATTTGAAACTTCCATAGATACACAGAGATCTGATGAGCAGCATATTTGCATAATAACGATTccaaatcattgaaaaaacaatttaaattattttcaagcgATGATTAGCCTAATTATTGAGAGAACGTTCTGTTTtactttatgtttattaataaatcaaaacatgaGTAATAATACGACTACACAAGCTAATGGCATAAATCCATGGTGACAAAAAATGTCTTCCGCAGTTGAATACATATAGGTTAGATAATAaagtttttattctttttactGTATTAGTTTCCAAATCATTGGATGAAAATAATGCTTAACCAATGCAAAAGCCTGAataccaattaaaaaaaaagagttggtaATGACCCaatttatcagattttgaatCCTTTTTGATCTTAACAGTGAAGCTctgcattttattattataaatgcttCTTGCTAATTTAACCTGTTGAAGCATTATTTGAAACCTGTTTGCTAAAAAATTGTATGCTATAGGCAGGATTGCCTGTTGCTGTTGCATACACATGGAAATGTCTTTCCATAGTCTGACTGAGAAGACTATTCTTTTGTTCCAGTTCCCAGAAGAAAGGAAAgttttatacacatgtacaccTGAGCAACCTaatttgacatattgattattttgaccattttatcTGATATATTGATGTTATATTGACAGTCCCAATGGAGGATCCTGCCCTGCGAGAGATGGCAGAGTATGTGGAGGCAAACCGTGATGAGATTCTCGAGAAATTACCGGGAAACCGTCAGGTGACCCTGGTTGTGTTCCGTGAGGGCGATCAACTCAGTTTCTTTCGCGTAGTTGATCGTGGAGACGGGACACTTACACCTCTCTCAGAATCTCTAAGGTAACTTGTTATTGTTCAGTTATAACTTATATTGGAAGGGGGAGacagattatatttatttttaaacacttttgtatttcatgaaaatacattgaaccaaacacatattaaacatataattttaaggATAGAAGAGATAGCTAAAAGCtaaatacattacgtcagtctGTCACATTTTCATATCCACTCTGTATCTCCtaggattttcatgaaacttgttaTTAATGTTTACCTCCTAGAGAAAACTTGCAGAACTCGCATTTCAAGCATGGGGGTCCAAGGTTCAAGCAATGGGTTATGTGTATTCTTTATAACTGTGACACCCTTTGAAGGATTACGTACAACTCATTCAGATCATTGATAAGTGTAAAACCCACATTCCAGGCATGCTTGCTAATGGTCATAGTTGGAGGTCCTCTAGAGGTTTGAGCCTTAGGTTTTGCGTCTGCTGCTCATGAGATTTGTGGCATATATTTGCCTTCTTATGACAGGGGATAGAACATGCATTTGAAACTCCACATCATAGTTCATTTTTAGAGGAACAGATTGAGACAAGCATGGCAGTGACATCTGGGTCCCCCCCCCAAACAACCGTCTAGTTTTAAGCAGAGAAGATCAATGTAAACCAATGTAAACCAACTAAAAAATGAGGCATATAAAAACCTTGTTTAACAATCTGATTGCAAACTGATAGAAGGCCTGTGAAAAGCAATATACTTGTTAGGTATGTATGTTaataatcaaaattatatataatatataagttgGCCTGAACCAAGGTATTAGcaataattaaacttaatattattaaatgacttGAGCGTTACTTAATGAACTATAAAGGGACAATTGTTAAGATTTTCATCAACATAAGTTGTCCATTAAATCAACATTCAAACACTTACAAATATATTAGactataataatgttaatatttgtcaaaataaaccAATATTTCAGCAAACATAATCAGCAATGATTGCAGAACCTGTTTAAAGCTTGGCATCTGTAGTATGGTGATGTGATGGTATTGTTGAATTATCAGCAGGCGTGTATGGCCTCTTTAACTGAATCACATTACTTTTGCAGTAATGTTGAAAGTCAATTGCTTCAAATGAATACTTGGTTTGAGCatttacaaacatacatgtatccaGCAATGTGCAAACTTTAAGCAACAATGTTTTACTActacaaattattttcaatacctTCATCTAGTCCAGAAAAATGTTTTCCCAATAGCATAAAGCTGTTTGCCAACTTCAAGAGAGGgaattatttaaggaatgattTACGGTTCCTACATTGCATGCTTTTATTTCAGTGGTGTTTCAATGTACAACTTCAATGATGAGGAGGAAGAGGAGGATGCCCCAACCAAGGAAAAGGTGGAGGAGAATGAACAActcaaagaaaaaatgaaacaaatcagGCTCAAAATGGATAAACTAAACATAAGCAAAAAGGTATATACGGATAAATCAGGCTACCCTTAGTATTAAATAAGATTCAAGaacttgaattatttttgaaactaaaTACGAGGGCTCCCAATCATCCAAACTTACTTATGTATAAGGTAAgatatcttgcatataatatatCTTTTGCCTCTTTCATATAAGttttagaaattctggttaaggttttgcatgttagcacatgTCAataactgaaactgaaacttttatacaatcaagaataataaatgttattttcatttaatgcaaattttgcAGCTTTTTTGAAGTGGTGAACGTTTTACATGTAATCTAATTTAAAAGTGATCCATGCACGTTTCACCAAAACTTGGCAATCCATAAACTTTAAAGCCGCATAATAGTTGAGCTCGCTCTCTCTGTgcatcttttgttttaaaaaagctGGTTTAATTAGTTACCTTATTACAGCTGtacaaagaaaactaattttcCTGTGTTTAAAATGATCATTTGTGTGGAGTCTCATCGAGTTCTTTGTAGAGTTAGGTCAAAATTATTAAAGGGCACAAGCCttgtattgataaaatgtttaaaagacaTGCTGAAAATGAGACTTCTACATAGATGGGCTTGACAGAGCATATACTAAAAGCATTTGTTCTTTCAGCCGCACAGAAAGCCGCATCCTCCTACTTCTGGTCGAGCAAGCAATAGAACATCGCGTCTCCGACACCTTCCGGCCAGCACCAGTTACAGCCTCAGTCCCAGCGCCACCCTGAACCGTAACCTATGTCTTCCTCCAGTCGGTCACTCCATAGGTCACGTGGGTCACTCTTCTCTTGCTCTGCGACACTCACTTGTCAAGGAACGCATGGAGAGGATAGACCACCAAGAAGAAAAGGAAAAAGCATCTGCAGCCTTTGAGTCTTCACTGCAGGCAGTTGCCGGAGCGTCCAAGCTGGCCTCGGACTCCGATGATTCAGACAGCCCTAGTTATGAGGAGCTGTCCAGCGCTGCTGCCCAGCAACTCGACAGTCTGGAGAGGCTGAGTAAGGTCCTGTCAAGAGTTATGGATGGAAACAGCTCCAAGCAAGACAGTAAGGATGATTTTGAAGAAATTCAAGACATATCTCAAGATATTAATACTGACAGTAGCAGTGCATCTCCTCTAGATAAACCTATAGCAGATTATAATGGACTTAAAGAACCAGGCGAAAATATTGTAGGTAAATCTGAGAGCAGTGACTGTGATAAAATAGCAAGCTGCGCTCCAGCCAGTGTTAAACAGGAACTGCTGGACATGGGGAAGTTGGCCAATGAGGCCACACCAGGGCCATCAAGACCAGTTACCTCTGTTAAAAAAGAATCCTCTCACAATTTCAATGATACAATGCGAGTAACGCATTCCTCAAGGGCAAAATCTAAGGTTAAGGACTATTCTTTGTTTGACAGTCTGAGAGACACTCTTGGCGCTAGTTCCTCCATGTCTCGACATAGTTCACTAGATAAGCGTAAGGAGTTTACACTAGAGAGTTTAACAACAAGTGAGGCAAGGGCAATGTCTGGATTGTTGCGTCAGGCTTCCTTGGAAAAAGTTGGATCCTCACGTATTGGAAATGTGACTGTAACAAGTGCTAGTAGAAACCGTGTAACAGGAAATTACATGCTGGGAAATTCTACATTCAATGAAGGTCGCATTACCACTCCAGATGGAAGGCTGCTGGTAAGTTGCATATTACTACTGACATATATATGTGAGCACTATGGCAATATGATGGCTTACTTAAAGTACAACGTTCACTGAAGCATATTATAACTCATTTATTCTGGAGTTTATCATATAGCCTCTGAACATGTTGCTTGTTcaaaaaaattgttatgtttgtcCATTGGTAAACGCAATTAAATAGACCAAATCAAATATTGAATTCTTTAATGTTattctaaatgtcaagttataatgaattaatgattGATTTCAGTCTGCAAGGCTGCAGAGGATGACTGCTAGTCGAGATGGGCGAATCCTTTCCCCTACTCACCGTTTGCCTCCTGTCAAGGCAAAGAAAAAGGCGTCAAAGAGGTGCTTCGTCTGTGCTAAGAAAACTGGTTTAGCCTGCAGCTATACCTGCAGGTAAATTTGCTGTTTCCACTTTTTACACTTTGTGCTTAAGTTGGCATATATACAAAGCAGGGTTGATATTAACCACTGCCCGATTGCCCGGGGCAAGTAATTTTTGCAGACGGGCAGTAGTTTTTAGAATCTACCTGCCCGATCGGGCAGTAACAAAAAAACTCGTCATAGTGGCGACATTTCGGGTAAAAAATAGTAGTCCGTACTCTCCTTCTTGGAGAGTATTTATCAAACCGAAACTAATGCACTCATTGGTTGTTGACTCGAAAAATCGGGTCAAACGGAGCACCTCTGACATTTTCATTCGAAACTACGATGGCGAAGACTGCCGAATATTTTCCGATAGAGCTCGAGTAATTCCGTCTAGATCCGTTGGCCAATCGCGTGAGCTGCACCAAATCCATATAGCTAGCATTCCAGTTAATGCCCTCACAATGTACACAAATGGTGTTTTGACAGTCGACactgtcaagtttttttaatgtttcaaacgaAAAAGGGTAAGTCATCCGAGAAAAAGACCAAAACGACGCTGGGTTGAGTCTTGGGGGAACAATTTTCCTGGACTCAGACACAGCGATTTTTGGCTATTTTTCGGACTGCTCCAATTTTCGGATGCTCGGTTTTTGGAACTTTACGATTTCACTTTACATTGCgataaattgtaatttacttctaaataaatgtaagaTTACAAGGCTAAGATAATAAGAGGTTGACTGTTCGTTCttataattcaattatatttcatccttaataatttgaatgtatgtgctattagttacaaatttcatgacaactgatttatttcaaatacagcaAGCCTTGATGTGCTTGCCCGAATGGATTTTTTACTTGCCCAATTTTTTTGggctcattttgttgttatatggAAATGGGTTTTGATGTgaagtataacaacaaaatgagccCCAAAAAATTGGGCAAGTAAAAAATCCATTCGGGCAAGTGAAAATGGCTAGGTGGTTGCCCGAAGGGCAACCAAGTATTAGAATAAGCGTCAAGCCCTGCAAAGGTATTACTATTAGTTTGCCTTTGCTTTTCATTCAAATGGCTGCTGCCATGAGCATTTTCTTACAATCATTATTGCTTTAATATgcataattgcataaataacaACAGGATTTactttataacaaacaaaataaacacacatgGATTGTTTTGTTTGCAGCACATGGTCAAaccagagttgtggcccttaaATGAGCATTTCTGGACTTGTGTCGCTCAAAACTATATTGCCTACTACCTAGTCATGAAACTTTAGGGCACTTTAAATATGGTGATGAAGTTTTGTATCTGGGGGTTTGTTTATCTGGGGGTTTGTTTTCTGTTGCACTTAGTAAACCAGAGCTTGGCCCTTGAATtagcaaaaattggcatttCTGGATATGTCACTCAAAACTATAAACACTTAACTGCCTAGaaacatgttaatgttaataggGTGATGACATTAAGCACATGGGGTGACATTTCCTGCTGCTAGTAGAATTAGAGTTACGGCTCTTTGGCATTTCTGGACTTGTGTTGCTAAAAACTCAAAAACTATTGCACCAAGAGTCTACAAACCTTGCCAGATTGTTACTTAGGTGATGAAGTTGTGCAGGTGGGATTTTGTTTCCAACTGCTCCTTGTTTGTTTAACTCATAATTTTGATGCACATTGATGGAGAATGGAGAAAATAATAGCCATTGCATTTGTTACAAACCTGGGGTCATCCATGTcttatggacacatttctagttgtctcaaatttttgaaaaacagcaaACAATGGCAGAAAAACACTTTAATCTTTTTACCTTTAGAACATAATTTTCATCTGTCCAAGTATTTTGCTAAATGTTgagttaaaaaaagttttaacatcTGCATTATGTAAggcatatattttataacaatattgatttgaatatgACCCAGAAACCTTTTTTAAAGTACAGGGCAGAAAATGGTTCTAGTGAACCTACTCCTTTTGTATGCAAAAGCCTTGATATGATGACAATATAAACCCGTGTGTCAAGTCTCATCACTCAGACCATACTATTTGTCAGTTGTATTCCGCTTTGTTTAACTAAGACACATGGATCAGTATTGCCATCTGCTTATGCTCCTCATGTTTCTGTAAATGATAAATGCGTTGTTGAAACAGAACATAAGCGTGGCGTATTGGATATTTGCCTGGTCTTAAATTTTCTCATATACTGCAAACTTAACTGTCAGTTTACCCTAAGAAAAAGCTTTGAGTagataattttctttatttgctGTATTTGTTATCTATTTGCACTGTCTCATGTCTGAAATCTAAGAATTATTtgcttttgaatttcattttaacatgagGGCTTACACTGTCACACATGTCAAATATAGATGAACAGGCATGCATTACATTGCGACTTATTTAGAGCCAAAGTTTGGTCTCATTCCaaatactaaaaacatatttttttcgcTAAAACAATTACTCAAATTCTCAAAGGCTAGTCTACTTTTCTCTATTAGTCTATATTTTTTGAGGTTTTGACTTCAAAATTCAAACACATTGACTGTTTTGAGGAATGATGtgccaaaaaatatatttggtatttttagAGGCTTATtgctgtttgatttttttttatacttatttttttacttctctTCACGGGGCAGTTTTGTCCCGAGCATAACTTGAGAATTCTTTGAGGTATTGATTTACTGTGTCACcaatatgtgttattttcatagcttttataaatgatagtctatttaaatatgtggtcatatttttttatttaagatagtccttgaaaatcaaataaaggtCCTTGAAAACTCCTTGATTTTTTTGCCAGTCTGTCTGTATGAAACCTGTGACTTCAACtgtacaaaagaaacattattttgtgttttgtcaACTCAATTAAAAACTGCtatgcttttaaaaacaagagggccctgaaggccctgtatcgctcacctgatccaattcaagtgtgaaataagtgttttcagggcgaGGGCAATTGTGACGGGGGAGGGAATAAGTGTTTTTCAGGGCACTGGAAAGTGCAACGAGAGGggacttaaaaaaaacaaattaaggacTAGTTTTCAATGCTACATGTTAGATATTATAGTTGAGGGTATTACAGTTTTAGAGAATTTGAAATGTCAGTCTGGTGGTCTACTACCTTAGAAAGGATGCGTAATTGtctttgtacatttttattttctgttcttgtTTTGGTTGGAGTATAAACAAGAAAATtgtcaagttccatgaacatatggtcataaatgtggcctttagagtgttaacatacttttcctattatttgacctggtgacctagtttttgaccacacatgaccaagattcgaacttggcctagagctaatcaatataaacattctgactaagtttcatgaacatacagtcataaatgtgaccaccagagtgctaacaagcttttccaatgatttgacctggtgacctagtttttgaccgcacatgacccagatttaaacttgacttaaagattattaatatttacattctgaCAAACTTttatgaagatacagtcataaatgtgacctctagagtgtgcgtcaatttgacctggtgacctagtttttgaccccacatgacccagattcgaacttgacctagagattatcaatatttacattctgaccaagtttcctgaagatacagtcataaatgtgacctctatagtgttaacaagcttttcctttaatttgacctggtgacctattttttaaccccagatgaccaaatatcgaactcgtccaagattttattgagggtaacattctgaccaagtttcttTAAGAgtgtgcccaaattgtgacctctagagtgttaacagtcaaattgttgacgacggacacagggcgatcacaatagctcacgttgagcacttcgtgctcaggtgagctaaaaactaaAACGAAAAATTCCCTGATGTTGAATTCCTTATTTCTATATAATAGGACCATTGACTTACCATACTTGATGCCTTCTCACCAACAACGggcattaaataaacatacattccAGCTAGTGATACTTCTTATTACAAGAAGGTGGTGTAGTGGGTATATTAATCACATCCAGTGATTGTGCAGCTCTAGTTTTTATATACTTCATCATAAAATTGGACCCCCAAACTGTTgggaaaagtttaaaaaatggtaCCGTATATACAAACTTGAtcagtctgttttgtttttctgtctattttttaatgcattctTGCCtggcatttttaaaaataaaatactcttTTGTCCAAATCAGATGCCCAGGACCCCTTTctaaaaatggtgaaaaaacaCTATATATTTATCTTGTAAGTTAggttatattaattatttgctTGTGAAACAAACGCTCTGGTGGTTTGGcacttaaaattatattaaaagttttacttGCAAAATGGATGAAATGGATCTagatatatgtatgtgtatttattgGTTTTGAAGTTATTGCAATATCGTTTACAATAATGTTGATTATTATCACAAAAATACCTGTCTTacattaaaattttactaatcACAGTAAGACAGGCAGCCCCCTGGGAGTAAACACTTTCACAGgtatcaatatatacaataatgtttttatacttcacactaataaatgatttacaattaagtataatatttttgtgtacTTCAGGTGTGGTAACAACTTCTGTGCCAGTCATCGCTATGCAGAGTCCCATGACTGTACATTTGACTACAAAACGGAGGGCCGTAAGCTCCTAGAGCAGGCCAACCCCGTCGTCAGTGCTCCCAAGCTACCCAAAATATGATCCCACCAACACAACTGTTGTGATATATTCCTAAAAAGACTTCTCTTACTGTTCACGTTGTTaaattttgttgttgctgttgttattgaaatacatttttctcTATTTCCTTATCATGTTGACATTAGCAGTTACCAATAGGATTGAATTTATTCACGTTTTACTGCataatttgttaattaaatcaaaatttattgttaaaaaagtgaaaaatattccttaatgtgtgttgtttttatttcgttaCTGCCAGTGACTTTGCACttgtttttccatttattttctaattgttattataagtataaataataCAGTGTTCTTTTGAAATTGCTAGTTAAAACTCTAATAATGGTGGTTATTCACCATACATGTAACTAACTTTGTTGATTTCTTGTCTCTACTAActtggcatttaaaaaaatgttgacaatcTGCAAGCAATTAAAGGTGCACATATGTTGTACTTGAGGGTAATAATTATTGCAAGGCTTTTTAACTTTCTGTTACTGTTCAAAAGAATGTATAAATTGATTTCTTGATATATCAGATTTTAAACTTAAGgtcatatgttaatataataagcACAATGCCTTTTGGGATAGTTGAGTGTTGTGTTTCAATAACTCGGATTGAAATTTAGGCAATTTGTAccaatttatatgtatttaatatgaaatgtatcAAGTATACTGCAGTCATTCAAGGTTATTAACTTGTGATAATCCCAATTTATAGAGTAGTCTACGATTGTTAAGATGTGCTTGTTCATTTTATCTTTTACTTACAGTTAACAATTTTCATTCCATATCAGCTTTTAAGTAAGTTTAAAACCTTTCAATGTACACCATGTATTAAATAgagtttatattaataattaccgtttaaaactattttcagtatttaattaaacttaactataattgattaaatgtttaaaccagttaTAAATATCATTAGTTGCAATCATGTTAATtagtatttttacattttatcttcGTGTTTAGTGCTTAGCTGTGATATAGATTGATTTGTCAGGGGGGTATGTAGCTAATGCCCAGTGCTGGTCAGTGTCGGTCATCCGATCTCAGGTCCAGCCATCAAAACTGACCAGTGGCTGGACATTGCCTTCTTCTACACGGCTCACAGAAACTAGAAATGATCACTGATTGTAATTCAATGTGCACAAGTTTCTTTGATGTCCTTGTACCTAGTTAATttagttgttgtattttgtGACACAGGAAATTGTaaacagaatatttgttttcttgctTGTCAGTTTTTGTCACAAATGCTATCAGAACATTATATGGTGCTTTGAAATGTGAGTAGTGTTGATGAAAgtcagaaatattaaatgaatcatGATATTGTTGGAATAAGTTGTATACTAAGGAATTGCCATTTGACCTGAAAGTATTGTAGTGTACAGTACTACACAACAGATAATCAAGTTCAATATATGGTTCAATTAGTAAAATACAACATAGGTTTCACAATGTACAATCTAAATCATTGTCCAGTTTCAGTAGGCTGTGTAGAGCCATGTACTATAGTGAAGACATACTGTCTGCTTGTTATGTAGAACGAACTGCAGTGATATATTATATCATGCACAATGTTATTGAGTGTgacataaatgataataaaaataaataaaaaatatcaaaataaacatttgttgtgGCTTTTTTGTCTTAAGAAGCAGCTGTAGCTCACTGTGTCTGTATGCAATTTAGTTATTTAAGACTTTTCCTGGTAATGAagattcttgcataccggacgtgtgtttccggtcatgtgaccagtgctggaaaaccccatcttacataccccacgtaagatgagtcacgcgcaacaacgcgccacttatttcatttattgtatggtttgtgaaaaaaatattatgccattttaataaagcgcaatcaaatatatatgtttgcaagacttttgattaaaactgaacataaataatcgttaaaaacgCTATCTTTAGCTAttcaaaattactgcgctttatgacgttggtaaacaacgtcgcacgcgctttttggtgtaatagTACACAGgttcgttttcaacgtcattttttccacaaattgataaatttagatatgcaagaaaaaaatatcaatcatgtttttccggtccggatcgaaaaatccgtccctcggcaagcctcgttaccggcttacgcacgtgccctcgggtcggatttttctatccgtaccggaaacacatgatagatacttataatataacatgtacataagggAGTCAATTTGTGAGGTTTTAATTCAAACTTCTGCATTTACAAAGAGCTTAAAATCAGTTTTTAcaagatttaaaataataaactgcctacatttaatgttataagCATCGATTCGTCatcattcaaaaataatgtttggtgTCAATCAAGAGCTTCTCGTTCTCACTTTCTGCTTCtatcattttaatacatgtactaCCCTACCGGTGGTCCTGAATTTGTTGACAAATCCTGCGCTCCTCTTAACGTCTTGAACGCCATGCTATCTG
The Mya arenaria isolate MELC-2E11 chromosome 12, ASM2691426v1 DNA segment above includes these coding regions:
- the LOC128212122 gene encoding AN1-type zinc finger protein 4-like, whose product is MELYIETLTGAAFELRVSPFETIMSVKAKIQRLEGIPIAQQHLIWKSEELEDEYCLHDYHIHDGATLKLVLAMRGGPINTRRIPMEDPALREMAEYVEANRDEILEKLPGNRQVTLVVFREGDQLSFFRVVDRGDGTLTPLSESLSGVSMYNFNDEEEEEDAPTKEKVEENEQLKEKMKQIRLKMDKLNISKKPHRKPHPPTSGRASNRTSRLRHLPASTSYSLSPSATLNRNLCLPPVGHSIGHVGHSSLALRHSLVKERMERIDHQEEKEKASAAFESSLQAVAGASKLASDSDDSDSPSYEELSSAAAQQLDSLERLSKVLSRVMDGNSSKQDSKDDFEEIQDISQDINTDSSSASPLDKPIADYNGLKEPGENIVGKSESSDCDKIASCAPASVKQELLDMGKLANEATPGPSRPVTSVKKESSHNFNDTMRVTHSSRAKSKVKDYSLFDSLRDTLGASSSMSRHSSLDKRKEFTLESLTTSEARAMSGLLRQASLEKVGSSRIGNVTVTSASRNRVTGNYMLGNSTFNEGRITTPDGRLLSARLQRMTASRDGRILSPTHRLPPVKAKKKASKRCFVCAKKTGLACSYTCRCGNNFCASHRYAESHDCTFDYKTEGRKLLEQANPVVSAPKLPKI